The nucleotide sequence AAGCGCAGGACGACCGACGAGTGCTGGTTGAGGTGCCCGTCGTCCCACTCGGTGGTCCGGGCGAACACTCGGTCGACCTCGCCGGCGACCCAGCGCAGGTAGTCGAAGTCGTGAATCGCCATGTCGAGCAGAACGCCGCCGCTTTGAGCTTTGTCGCCGAACCAGGAGTTGCTGCCGTACCGCGGCGGCGACGAGAGCCGTTCGGTGCGCAGCGTTCCCGGCGTCCCGATCTCGCCCGCGTCGATGCGTCGCTTCGCCTCGGCGTACTCGGGGAAGTACCGCAGAACGTGTCCGGTCATGAAGGTGATTCCGGCCTCCTCGACCGCGTCGACGACGGCGTCGGCGTCCTCGACGGTACGGGCGAGCGGTTTCTCGCAGAACGTGTCGAGTCCGCGAGCGGCGGCGGCCTCGACGAGCGGTCGGTGCGTCGGCGTCGGTGTACAGATATCGACGACGGTTACGTCGGCGTCGTCCATCATCTCCTCGGCGTCGGCGTACACGTCGGCGTCCGGCGCGTGCTCCGCCGCGAACTCCGCTCGGTTGTCGCCGAGCGACGCGACCGCGGCGATCTCCGCGCCAGCTATCTCTTGGTAGCTGTTAGCATGGGTCGTGGCCA is from Haloprofundus halophilus and encodes:
- a CDS encoding Gfo/Idh/MocA family protein; translated protein: MQRIGLVGSGFMATTHANSYQEIAGAEIAAVASLGDNRAEFAAEHAPDADVYADAEEMMDDADVTVVDICTPTPTHRPLVEAAAARGLDTFCEKPLARTVEDADAVVDAVEEAGITFMTGHVLRYFPEYAEAKRRIDAGEIGTPGTLRTERLSSPPRYGSNSWFGDKAQSGGVLLDMAIHDFDYLRWVAGEVDRVFARTTEWDDGHLNQHSSVVLRFEDGAVGHVEASWGYPEGSPFITSYELAGDEGMLEFDARDENAVRVSGGVEGANAPASPLAKSPYTAELEHFVDCVENGEDPDISPNDAREAVRVALAAIESSERGEPVSPAEVRA